A section of the Paenibacillus yonginensis genome encodes:
- a CDS encoding spore germination protein has protein sequence MSFILRQIPDWKIFVQALIALLVPILASKIYKRFYSLIDDRRNDASKKPASDADATPSSTPFSGDYQTDTETIRSRIGANSDLTAREFTMTKLNARATLYFVDGMQSEALLNMRIMEFLAFEATQESLSGSGKAGEQLPFNILTEAPDLDSFNRSVLYGFAGLLIEGLPSGFLIELPNGSNRSISEPLSEALLRGPRLGFSEVLSENTSMLRRQGYSDQLEMKGFRIGTSIQKDLVVAYMKDIVNPELLQEVTARIRKINADFLAESGYVEQLIEDSYSSPFQQVHNTERPDRVINALMEGRIALLLDGTPFALIVPTTFSMLLQSPEDYYDRWLSGSLLRMLRFVAAFVSLMAPAFYISFIAFHPGLIPTELALSIIETRQGVPFPPFIEVLILEFSIEILREAGIRLPKPIGPAMGIVGGLIIGDAAVQAGIVSPFLVIVVAVTAISSFSIPVYSAGITLRVLRFVGMLFAAVLGMFGTTLFFLLLCSHLTKLKSFGVPYLTPASPFRLRDWKDLFFRAPLSLMRQRPAMLKTQKSKRKS, from the coding sequence ATGTCTTTCATCCTTCGTCAAATCCCGGACTGGAAGATCTTTGTTCAGGCCTTGATAGCTCTTCTGGTCCCTATTCTCGCCAGCAAAATATACAAACGGTTTTATTCGCTTATTGATGACCGAAGAAACGACGCTTCCAAGAAGCCGGCATCCGATGCTGACGCCACCCCCTCCAGCACCCCCTTCAGCGGGGACTATCAAACCGATACCGAGACGATTCGTTCCCGGATTGGAGCCAACAGCGACTTGACGGCGAGGGAATTTACGATGACCAAGCTGAATGCCCGGGCCACGCTCTACTTCGTTGACGGCATGCAAAGCGAAGCTCTGCTCAATATGCGCATCATGGAATTTCTGGCGTTCGAGGCTACTCAAGAGTCCCTTTCCGGCTCCGGGAAGGCAGGGGAACAGCTGCCGTTCAACATTCTGACCGAAGCCCCTGATCTGGACAGCTTTAACCGTTCCGTGCTGTATGGATTTGCCGGACTGTTGATCGAAGGGCTGCCCAGCGGATTCCTGATCGAGCTGCCGAACGGGTCCAACCGTTCTATTTCGGAGCCCTTATCCGAAGCACTGCTGCGTGGTCCGCGGCTCGGTTTCTCGGAAGTGCTGAGCGAGAATACCTCGATGCTGCGGCGCCAGGGCTACAGCGATCAGTTGGAAATGAAAGGCTTCCGGATCGGTACAAGCATTCAGAAGGATCTTGTGGTCGCTTATATGAAGGACATTGTCAACCCAGAGCTTCTGCAGGAGGTAACGGCTCGCATCCGGAAAATCAACGCCGATTTCCTGGCCGAGTCCGGATACGTTGAACAGTTGATTGAAGATAGCTATTCGAGCCCTTTCCAGCAAGTTCATAATACCGAAAGACCCGACCGGGTCATCAATGCCCTGATGGAAGGAAGAATAGCCCTTCTGTTGGACGGCACGCCTTTTGCTCTTATCGTGCCGACAACCTTCAGCATGCTGCTTCAATCCCCCGAGGATTATTATGATCGCTGGCTGTCAGGCTCGCTGCTCCGGATGCTGCGTTTTGTAGCGGCCTTTGTATCTTTGATGGCACCTGCGTTCTATATTTCGTTTATTGCGTTTCACCCCGGCCTGATCCCTACAGAGCTGGCCTTGTCCATCATCGAAACGCGGCAGGGGGTTCCTTTTCCCCCGTTCATTGAGGTGTTGATTCTGGAGTTCTCTATCGAAATCCTGCGGGAAGCCGGAATTCGGCTGCCAAAACCGATCGGCCCGGCCATGGGAATCGTCGGTGGTCTCATCATCGGGGATGCTGCCGTTCAGGCGGGGATTGTCAGCCCTTTCCTGGTGATTGTGGTTGCCGTCACAGCTATTTCCTCTTTCTCCATTCCGGTTTACAGCGCCGGCATCACCCTGAGAGTGCTGCGTTTTGTCGGCATGCTGTTTGCGGCGGTTCTCGGCATGTTTGGCACAACTCTGTTCTTCCTGCTACTGTGCAGCCATTTGACCAAACTCAAGAGCTTCGGAGTTCCCTATTTGACCCCGGCGTCTCCTTTCCGTCTCAGAGACTGGAAGGATCTCTTCTTCCGGGCGCCTCTTTCTTTGATGAGGCAGAGACCGGCCATGCTTAAAACGCAAAAAAGCAAAAGGAAGTCCTAA
- the mqo gene encoding malate dehydrogenase (quinone) has translation MSNRQNQTEVILIGAGIMSATLGSLLKELVPYWRITVFERRGGAGEESSNEWNNAGTGHSSLCELNYTVEQPDGTIDISKAVKVNEEYQFSKQFWAHLVKSGRVPDPRDFIMPVPHMSFVQGERDVAFLKKRFEALSTNPLFPGMEFSDDPGKLKEWIPLMMKDRTVNQPIAATRIETGTDVNFGALTRILFKQLKDQNVDIHYNHQVKDIKRAADGLWEVKVKNLGNGMTERHAAKFVFIGGGGGSLHLLQKSGIPEGKGIGGFPVSGLFMVCKKPEIVQQHRAKVYGQAPVGAPPMSVPHLDTRVIDRKESLFFGPFAGFSPKFLKFGSMFDLITSVKLHNLTTMLAAGVKNFQLTKYLVQQLMLSKEQRIEALREFVPDAKGEDWELVVAGQRVQIIKDTAAGKGTLQFGTEVISAADGSIAALLGASPGASTAVSVMLEVIRRCFPQHLKEWEPKIKQMIPSYGLSLVQHPELIQDIHISTAEALGLGNRTH, from the coding sequence ATGAGCAACCGACAAAATCAAACTGAAGTTATTTTAATTGGTGCCGGTATCATGAGTGCGACTTTAGGGTCATTGCTGAAAGAACTAGTCCCGTATTGGAGAATCACCGTATTTGAACGGCGCGGCGGGGCAGGGGAGGAAAGCTCCAATGAATGGAACAATGCGGGCACGGGACATTCTTCTTTGTGCGAGCTTAACTACACCGTAGAACAGCCTGATGGAACCATTGATATTAGCAAAGCAGTCAAAGTTAACGAGGAGTATCAATTCTCCAAGCAGTTTTGGGCGCATCTCGTCAAGAGCGGACGGGTACCCGATCCGCGGGACTTTATTATGCCGGTGCCCCATATGAGTTTTGTGCAGGGCGAGCGGGACGTTGCTTTTTTGAAAAAAAGATTTGAAGCGCTTTCAACCAACCCGCTTTTTCCAGGCATGGAGTTCTCTGACGATCCGGGCAAGCTGAAAGAATGGATTCCGCTCATGATGAAAGACCGCACGGTTAATCAGCCAATCGCGGCTACAAGAATCGAAACGGGCACGGATGTTAATTTCGGAGCGCTGACGCGCATCCTGTTCAAGCAATTAAAGGATCAGAATGTTGATATTCACTACAACCATCAGGTAAAGGATATCAAACGAGCCGCGGACGGCTTGTGGGAAGTAAAAGTCAAGAATTTGGGGAACGGCATGACCGAACGTCATGCAGCCAAATTCGTTTTTATCGGCGGAGGCGGAGGCAGTCTGCATTTGCTCCAGAAATCCGGTATTCCGGAAGGGAAAGGCATTGGCGGCTTTCCGGTCAGCGGACTGTTTATGGTGTGCAAGAAGCCGGAGATCGTGCAGCAGCATCGTGCCAAAGTGTACGGACAGGCACCTGTCGGCGCGCCGCCGATGTCTGTACCCCACTTGGACACCCGGGTAATCGACAGGAAAGAATCGCTGTTCTTTGGTCCTTTTGCCGGTTTCTCGCCGAAATTCCTTAAATTCGGTTCGATGTTCGATCTGATTACCTCTGTAAAACTTCATAACCTGACTACGATGCTGGCGGCCGGGGTTAAAAATTTCCAGCTGACCAAATATCTCGTCCAGCAGCTGATGTTATCGAAGGAGCAGCGGATCGAGGCTTTGCGGGAATTCGTTCCGGACGCCAAAGGCGAAGACTGGGAGCTGGTGGTTGCGGGACAGCGCGTGCAGATCATTAAAGATACTGCGGCCGGCAAAGGGACGCTGCAATTCGGCACCGAGGTGATCAGCGCAGCAGACGGCTCGATAGCCGCTTTGCTTGGTGCTTCGCCAGGAGCTTCCACCGCTGTTTCGGTTATGCTGGAAGTCATCCGCAGATGTTTCCCGCAGCATTTGAAGGAATGGGAGCCGAAGATTAAGCAAATGATCCCGTCCTACGGCTTGTCTTTAGTGCAGCATCCTGAACTTATCCAAGATATTCATATCTCCACCGCTGAGGCGCTCGGCCTCGGGAATCGTACCCATTAG
- a CDS encoding glycoside hydrolase family 3 protein, protein MMSTTAYPFQNTSLPLEERVNDLVSRFTLEEKVGLMIQYQTAVERLGVKAYKHGTEAAHGMAWLGEATGYPQPIGLGCTWDIELMQQIGSAISDEARGFYKRNPEINGLTLWAPTVDMERDPRWGRTEEAYGEDPILAGKLTAALVKGIQGDHPTYLKAIATLKHFIANNNEVGRGDQSVSIDPRNMREYYLKAFEIPFKEGGAQSMMTAYNAINGVPANLNPDVNGIVKQEWGMDGFVVSDAFDVSGTVRDHGYLDSYKEAVARSIKEGGIDSLTDDGELMKQSIREALQEGLLTESDLDAALRNTFRVRFRLGEFDPEEENPYAAIGESEILHPEHAKLAREAAGKAIVLLKNEGGMLPLQADKLKKVAVIGPLGGTVYRDWYSGSLPYAVTPLQGIREKLAGHGAAIAFSEGTDRMKLKEKQSGRYVRVQDGGQAALAADAETAEQASVFEVTDWGWSSHTIIAEPSGKYLTTDDRIVKASADQIWEWFTKEVFLVRPAEAGAEAGEGLDPITLSTWNDKPVTVKEETGELLVGSGSAEETANEINVAGAASVAGREEESAAAAVFKVEKVTDKFQAAKEAAGAADVALVFVGNHPLINGKETIDRPDITLPETQEQLIKEVMSVNPNTIVVVVGSYPYALNWADEHVPAIVYTTHAGQELGHGIADVLFGDVNPAGRLNMTWYKSVDQLPEFMDYDIIQSGRTYRYFEGEPLYPFGHGLSYSSFRYEELKLDQCRVKADQDDAIGVTVRVTNTSDRPGEEVVQLYGHAGQSRVKRPLKQLLAFRRVRIQPGETAEVSFTLPLSELAVWDVTRERFCVETGPYDLMAGPSSGHLPLSAVVQVQGEVIPPRDLKQPVKAVNYDACEGVLLGECREDGSAVEVKTQSGWIAFKDAEFGDGASTVKLRAASRTAGAAEIRLQGPHGPLAGRAELTAGGAQEWRAYTAELSGVSGRQDIYIVLTGQTSLSTFQFQ, encoded by the coding sequence ATGATGTCTACAACAGCTTATCCGTTTCAGAACACGTCCCTTCCGCTGGAGGAACGGGTGAACGATTTGGTTTCCCGGTTCACGCTGGAGGAGAAAGTGGGGCTGATGATTCAATATCAAACGGCCGTCGAACGTCTTGGAGTGAAGGCATATAAACATGGCACCGAAGCGGCCCACGGCATGGCCTGGCTCGGGGAAGCCACCGGTTATCCGCAGCCAATCGGCCTGGGCTGCACCTGGGATATCGAACTGATGCAGCAAATTGGCAGCGCTATCAGCGATGAGGCGAGAGGGTTCTACAAACGAAACCCGGAAATCAACGGATTGACCCTCTGGGCGCCTACCGTCGATATGGAGCGGGATCCGCGCTGGGGCCGTACCGAAGAAGCGTATGGCGAGGATCCGATCTTGGCCGGGAAGCTGACGGCGGCTTTGGTTAAAGGCATCCAAGGCGATCATCCGACTTATTTGAAAGCGATTGCGACGTTAAAACATTTTATCGCTAATAACAACGAGGTTGGCCGCGGTGATCAGTCGGTCAGCATTGATCCGCGCAATATGCGCGAATATTACCTGAAGGCTTTTGAAATCCCGTTTAAAGAAGGCGGCGCCCAGTCGATGATGACGGCGTACAACGCTATCAACGGTGTTCCGGCCAACCTGAATCCGGACGTGAACGGCATTGTGAAGCAGGAATGGGGCATGGACGGCTTTGTGGTCAGCGATGCTTTTGACGTATCCGGTACGGTTCGCGATCACGGTTATTTGGACAGTTACAAGGAAGCGGTGGCCCGTTCGATCAAGGAGGGCGGCATCGACAGCTTGACCGACGACGGCGAGCTGATGAAGCAGTCGATTCGCGAGGCGCTGCAGGAAGGGCTGCTGACGGAAAGCGATCTCGATGCGGCGCTGCGCAATACGTTCCGCGTCCGCTTCCGGCTGGGTGAATTCGATCCGGAGGAAGAGAATCCATATGCGGCGATTGGCGAGTCGGAGATTCTTCATCCGGAGCATGCCAAGCTCGCCCGAGAAGCAGCTGGCAAAGCCATCGTGCTGCTGAAGAACGAAGGCGGCATGCTGCCGCTCCAGGCCGACAAGCTTAAGAAGGTGGCGGTAATCGGTCCGCTTGGCGGCACCGTATACCGCGACTGGTACAGCGGCTCCCTTCCTTATGCGGTTACGCCGCTGCAGGGTATCCGGGAGAAGCTGGCCGGTCATGGCGCGGCGATCGCGTTCAGTGAAGGCACGGACCGTATGAAGCTGAAGGAGAAACAAAGCGGCCGGTATGTGCGGGTACAAGATGGCGGGCAGGCGGCCTTGGCTGCGGACGCAGAGACCGCGGAGCAAGCCTCCGTGTTTGAGGTCACGGATTGGGGCTGGAGCAGCCATACGATCATCGCCGAGCCAAGCGGTAAATATTTGACGACCGATGACCGCATCGTTAAGGCCTCCGCCGACCAGATCTGGGAATGGTTCACGAAAGAAGTGTTTCTGGTTCGTCCGGCGGAGGCGGGAGCAGAAGCAGGAGAGGGATTGGATCCCATAACCCTCTCCACCTGGAACGATAAGCCGGTTACCGTGAAAGAAGAAACCGGCGAGCTGCTGGTCGGCAGCGGCAGCGCTGAGGAGACCGCTAACGAGATCAATGTTGCCGGCGCGGCCTCCGTTGCGGGACGGGAAGAGGAGTCGGCCGCAGCGGCTGTATTCAAAGTGGAGAAGGTAACGGATAAATTCCAGGCTGCCAAGGAAGCGGCAGGCGCTGCGGATGTAGCCCTGGTATTCGTTGGCAATCATCCTTTGATCAACGGCAAGGAAACGATCGACCGGCCGGATATCACCCTGCCGGAAACCCAGGAGCAGCTGATCAAGGAAGTGATGTCCGTGAATCCGAACACGATTGTTGTGGTCGTGGGCAGCTATCCGTACGCTCTGAACTGGGCGGATGAGCATGTTCCCGCTATCGTCTATACGACTCACGCCGGACAGGAGCTTGGCCATGGCATAGCGGATGTGCTGTTTGGCGATGTGAATCCGGCCGGCCGCCTGAACATGACCTGGTACAAATCGGTGGATCAGCTGCCGGAATTTATGGATTATGACATCATTCAAAGCGGCAGAACCTACCGGTATTTCGAAGGAGAGCCGCTGTATCCGTTTGGACACGGCTTGTCTTACAGCAGCTTCCGTTATGAAGAGCTGAAGCTGGATCAATGCCGGGTTAAGGCGGATCAAGATGACGCCATCGGCGTTACCGTCCGCGTGACCAACACCTCGGACCGTCCGGGCGAAGAAGTGGTGCAGCTGTATGGCCATGCCGGACAGTCGCGCGTGAAACGGCCGCTCAAACAGCTGCTCGCGTTTCGGCGGGTTCGGATTCAGCCGGGCGAGACGGCTGAAGTGAGCTTCACACTGCCGCTGTCCGAGCTGGCCGTGTGGGATGTGACGCGCGAGCGCTTCTGCGTGGAGACCGGTCCCTATGATCTAATGGCCGGTCCGTCCTCAGGGCATCTGCCGCTCAGCGCGGTGGTTCAGGTGCAGGGCGAGGTGATCCCGCCGCGCGACCTGAAGCAGCCTGTGAAGGCGGTCAACTATGACGCCTGCGAAGGCGTGCTGCTCGGCGAATGCCGGGAAGACGGCAGCGCCGTGGAAGTGAAGACGCAATCAGGCTGGATTGCGTTCAAGGACGCCGAGTTTGGCGATGGCGCCAGTACGGTGAAGCTGCGCGCAGCCAGCCGAACGGCGGGCGCGGCCGAAATCCGGCTGCAGGGGCCGCACGGCCCGCTTGCGGGACGTGCCGAGCTGACAGCCGGAGGCGCGCAGGAGTGGCGCGCTTACACCGCCGAGCTGAGCGGCGTCAGCGGGCGGCAGGACATCTATATTGTCCTGACCGGCCAAACATCGCTTAGTACCTTCCAATTTCAATGA
- a CDS encoding SMI1/KNR4 family protein: MNEDLRARLEAYHEADEYEQIVEAVGEIPAADRDYELVSHLGRALNNLERYEEAAAQFLTVAEEGKDDPLWHYRLGLAYYYLEQYENAKREFTIADQLDPGDEDTLEFLEWIREKMEQEPAAEPGESSASEAEGKAAVNDAADKADEADGAETANAAGVPAAVGANVLAESTAALASTAVGSGTGDSDFWEDSAEASETYVLAPPSDELIASVEEELVFKLPSDYVEFMRIHNGGVPRNRVFPVQQVAAEEPITISAILGIGRDKSHSLCGDRGSRYLIEKEGFPEFGVVICECPDEHQAVMLDYREAGNDGEPEVVHVDGGNKNKVTRLAPNFSAFVQGLARDTRNTTE, encoded by the coding sequence ATGAATGAGGATCTTCGGGCAAGGCTGGAAGCGTATCATGAAGCCGATGAATACGAGCAAATTGTAGAGGCTGTCGGTGAAATTCCGGCTGCGGATAGAGATTATGAGCTGGTCAGCCATTTGGGCAGAGCCCTAAACAACCTGGAGCGTTATGAAGAGGCGGCGGCACAGTTCCTGACGGTGGCGGAAGAGGGGAAGGACGATCCGCTTTGGCATTACCGCTTGGGACTGGCTTACTACTATCTGGAGCAATATGAGAATGCCAAACGGGAATTTACGATCGCCGATCAGCTGGATCCCGGGGATGAAGATACGCTGGAGTTCCTGGAATGGATTCGGGAGAAAATGGAGCAGGAACCCGCAGCCGAGCCTGGCGAATCCTCTGCATCTGAGGCGGAAGGCAAAGCTGCCGTGAATGATGCAGCTGACAAAGCTGACGAAGCTGACGGGGCAGAGACAGCTAATGCTGCTGGTGTCCCTGCTGCAGTCGGAGCAAACGTGCTTGCAGAATCGACGGCGGCTTTGGCTTCTACGGCTGTAGGCAGCGGAACCGGAGACTCCGATTTTTGGGAGGACAGCGCAGAAGCGTCTGAAACCTATGTGCTTGCTCCGCCTTCGGACGAGCTGATTGCTTCCGTGGAAGAGGAGCTTGTCTTCAAGCTGCCGTCTGACTACGTGGAGTTTATGAGAATACATAACGGCGGCGTTCCCCGCAATCGGGTATTCCCTGTACAGCAGGTTGCTGCTGAAGAGCCGATTACCATTTCCGCCATTCTGGGCATCGGCCGTGACAAAAGCCATTCGCTGTGTGGAGACCGCGGCAGCCGTTATCTGATCGAGAAAGAAGGTTTCCCAGAGTTCGGCGTGGTCATCTGTGAATGCCCGGACGAACATCAGGCGGTTATGCTGGATTACCGGGAAGCCGGCAACGACGGCGAACCGGAGGTCGTTCATGTGGATGGAGGGAACAAGAACAAAGTCACGCGGCTGGCTCCGAATTTCAGTGCCTTCGTTCAGGGATTGGCAAGAGATACAAGAAATACAACCGAATAA
- the nspC gene encoding carboxynorspermidine decarboxylase, which produces MRFEDLPTPCYVVDEQLLENNLKILAGVMERTGASIILAQKAFSMYTTYPLIGKYLSGTASSGLYEARLGHDEMGKENHVFAPAYREDQIDEIISLCDHIIFNSFSQVEKFGAKVLAAGKKIGLRINPECSTQVGHDIYNPCAVGSRFGVTIDNFRPDLLDGISGLHFHTLCQQNSDDLATTLDAIEEKFGPYLSKMEWINFGGGHHITREDYDIPLLEACIKRMQTKYGLKVYLEPGEAVALNAGYLVTTVLDTMRNGMDIAILDTSASCHMPDVLEMPYRPPLLGSGEPGEKAYTYRLGGPTCLSGDNIGDYSFDEPLKPGDRLVFGDMAIYSMVKNTTFNGMPLPALVLKEKSGDCKVQHEFGYEDFKMRLA; this is translated from the coding sequence ATGCGGTTTGAAGACCTGCCCACACCTTGTTACGTAGTAGATGAACAGCTTCTGGAGAACAACCTGAAAATTTTGGCCGGAGTCATGGAACGTACCGGTGCCAGCATCATTTTGGCTCAAAAGGCCTTCTCGATGTACACCACGTATCCTTTGATCGGCAAATATCTGAGCGGCACGGCGTCCAGCGGTCTTTATGAAGCACGCCTCGGACACGATGAAATGGGCAAAGAAAACCATGTCTTTGCCCCCGCTTACCGCGAAGATCAAATTGACGAGATTATCTCGCTTTGCGACCATATTATCTTTAACTCGTTCTCCCAGGTGGAGAAATTCGGAGCCAAGGTGCTGGCGGCCGGCAAGAAGATTGGCCTGCGCATCAACCCGGAATGCTCCACCCAGGTAGGACACGACATTTACAACCCTTGCGCCGTGGGCTCCAGATTCGGCGTGACGATCGACAACTTCCGTCCTGATCTGCTTGACGGAATTTCCGGTCTGCATTTCCATACGCTGTGCCAGCAGAATTCGGATGATCTGGCTACCACGCTGGATGCAATCGAAGAGAAATTTGGGCCTTATCTGTCCAAGATGGAATGGATCAACTTCGGCGGCGGCCATCATATTACCAGAGAGGACTATGACATTCCGCTGCTGGAAGCCTGCATCAAACGGATGCAAACCAAATATGGCTTGAAGGTGTACCTGGAACCGGGCGAAGCGGTTGCGCTGAACGCCGGTTACCTGGTCACTACGGTGCTCGATACAATGAGAAACGGCATGGATATCGCGATTCTCGATACCTCCGCTTCCTGCCATATGCCGGACGTGCTGGAGATGCCTTACCGTCCGCCGCTGCTTGGTTCCGGTGAACCCGGCGAGAAGGCCTACACTTACCGCCTCGGCGGGCCGACCTGCCTTTCCGGGGATAACATCGGGGATTATTCCTTTGATGAACCTCTGAAGCCCGGCGACCGGCTGGTCTTCGGCGACATGGCCATCTATTCGATGGTGAAGAACACCACGTTTAACGGCATGCCGCTTCCCGCTCTTGTGCTGAAGGAGAAATCTGGGGACTGCAAGGTCCAGCACGAGTTCGGATATGAAGATTTCAAAATGCGTCTTGCGTAA
- a CDS encoding saccharopine dehydrogenase family protein gives MGKALIIGAGGVASVAVHKCVQNSEVFEEICIASRTKSKCDELKAKLDGGKTKITTAQVDANNVDELIALINEVKPDIVMNLALPYQDLTIMDACLATKTHYMDTANYEPEDTAKFEYKWQWEYRERFEKAGITALLGSGFDPGVTGVFSAYALKHYFDEIEYIDILDCNGGDHGYPFATNFNPEINIREVSANGRYWENGEWIETKPMEIKRVYNFAEVGEKDMYLLYHEELESLAANIPGLKRIRFFMTFGQSYLTHLKALENVGMTSIEPIEFEGKQIIPLQFLKAVLPDPASLGPRTKGKTNIGCIFKGKKDGEDKLYYVYNVCDHEACYREVGSQAVSYTTGVPAMIGAMMILQGHWNKPGVYNVEEFDPDPFMDALNQWGLPWVEDFNPQIVDAYPEDEKSAKREAEVVK, from the coding sequence ATGGGAAAAGCGCTTATTATCGGAGCGGGCGGAGTTGCCTCCGTAGCGGTCCACAAATGTGTTCAGAACAGCGAAGTGTTTGAGGAAATCTGCATCGCCAGCCGCACAAAATCCAAATGCGACGAGCTGAAAGCGAAATTGGACGGCGGTAAAACCAAAATCACGACGGCTCAAGTTGACGCCAACAATGTTGACGAGCTGATCGCCCTGATCAACGAAGTCAAACCGGACATCGTCATGAACCTGGCTCTGCCTTATCAGGACCTGACCATCATGGACGCCTGCCTGGCCACCAAAACGCACTACATGGATACGGCTAACTACGAACCGGAAGACACAGCGAAATTCGAATACAAATGGCAGTGGGAATACCGCGAGCGTTTCGAGAAAGCCGGCATCACCGCTTTGCTCGGCAGCGGCTTTGACCCGGGCGTGACAGGCGTATTCTCCGCTTATGCTCTGAAGCATTATTTTGATGAAATTGAATATATCGACATCCTGGACTGCAACGGCGGCGACCATGGTTATCCTTTCGCCACCAACTTCAACCCTGAGATCAACATCCGCGAGGTCTCCGCGAACGGCAGATACTGGGAGAACGGCGAGTGGATCGAAACCAAACCGATGGAGATCAAACGCGTCTACAACTTCGCTGAAGTCGGCGAAAAAGACATGTATCTCCTGTACCATGAAGAGCTGGAGTCCCTGGCGGCTAACATCCCCGGGCTGAAACGCATCCGTTTCTTCATGACCTTCGGCCAAAGTTACCTGACACACCTGAAAGCACTCGAGAACGTTGGCATGACTTCCATTGAGCCGATCGAATTCGAAGGCAAACAAATCATTCCGCTGCAGTTCCTGAAAGCCGTTCTGCCCGATCCAGCATCCCTTGGACCTCGCACGAAAGGCAAAACGAACATCGGCTGTATCTTTAAAGGCAAAAAAGACGGCGAAGACAAACTCTACTATGTATACAACGTTTGTGACCATGAAGCATGCTACAGAGAAGTGGGCTCCCAGGCTGTTTCTTACACAACCGGCGTTCCGGCCATGATCGGCGCGATGATGATCCTGCAAGGACACTGGAACAAGCCGGGCGTTTACAACGTCGAAGAGTTCGATCCGGATCCATTCATGGACGCCCTGAACCAATGGGGACTTCCATGGGTTGAAGACTTCAATCCGCAAATCGTTGACGCTTATCCGGAAGACGAGAAGTCCGCTAAGCGGGAAGCAGAGGTTGTGAAGTAA
- a CDS encoding peroxiredoxin-like family protein, which translates to MSLTQSLADAKQEFIAHTPLEIQSELFRQIREQQESGIPFGLKEGRKAKDFTLKNALGETVNLYDELSKGPVVLTFYRGGWCPFCNMQLKAYQKVLPQIEELGAQLIAISPQSPDNTLSQKEKEELTFQVLSDNHGLVAAFYNILYDVPEYLQDIMKNKMGMDLAEYNATNRWILPIPSTFMIDESGTIRSAYVNPDFMQRFDPEDILDELRKL; encoded by the coding sequence ATGTCTTTAACTCAATCGCTGGCGGATGCCAAACAAGAATTTATTGCCCATACACCTCTGGAAATCCAGTCTGAATTGTTCCGGCAGATCCGGGAACAGCAGGAATCGGGAATTCCTTTTGGTTTGAAGGAAGGGCGGAAGGCCAAAGATTTCACTTTGAAAAATGCTTTAGGAGAAACGGTTAATTTGTACGACGAGCTGTCCAAAGGACCTGTCGTATTGACTTTTTACCGCGGGGGATGGTGTCCTTTCTGCAATATGCAGCTTAAGGCCTACCAGAAGGTTCTGCCTCAAATCGAGGAGCTTGGCGCCCAACTCATAGCGATCAGCCCACAGAGCCCGGACAACACGCTGTCCCAGAAGGAGAAGGAAGAGCTGACCTTCCAGGTGCTCAGCGACAATCATGGCCTGGTTGCAGCCTTCTATAACATCTTGTACGACGTTCCGGAGTACCTCCAGGATATCATGAAGAACAAGATGGGGATGGATCTGGCCGAATATAACGCGACAAACCGCTGGATTCTGCCGATCCCGTCCACTTTTATGATCGACGAATCCGGCACCATCCGCTCGGCTTACGTGAATCCGGACTTTATGCAGCGGTTTGACCCCGAAGATATTCTGGATGAGTTAAGAAAGCTGTAA
- a CDS encoding TetR/AcrR family transcriptional regulator yields MNTTKENHTVKEPKLTKKGKETRARIVAAAAKLMFERGVAGTSVEDVQQEAGVSSSQLYHYFKEKRELVLAVILYQNEQVLGSQEPLLSHLDSIEALQAWRDAIVQYQTEQQFLGGCPIGSLGSELADLEPAAREELVAGFLKWELAIRKGLQAMYDRGEMQKHARPERLALAVLSALQGGLLLSKIHKEAGPLEAGLDAMIEHIRSHLI; encoded by the coding sequence ATGAATACGACAAAGGAAAACCATACCGTCAAAGAACCGAAGCTGACGAAGAAAGGGAAGGAGACCCGCGCCCGCATCGTCGCCGCTGCTGCCAAACTGATGTTTGAGCGCGGGGTGGCCGGTACCAGCGTTGAGGATGTTCAGCAGGAAGCAGGCGTCAGCTCTTCTCAGCTGTATCATTATTTCAAAGAGAAGCGGGAGCTCGTGCTGGCCGTGATCCTTTATCAGAATGAACAGGTGCTGGGCTCCCAGGAGCCTTTGCTGAGCCATCTTGACAGCATAGAAGCCTTGCAGGCCTGGCGTGATGCGATTGTCCAATACCAGACCGAGCAGCAATTTCTGGGCGGCTGCCCCATCGGTTCGCTGGGAAGTGAACTGGCCGATCTGGAGCCAGCCGCAAGAGAGGAGCTGGTCGCCGGTTTCCTGAAATGGGAGCTGGCCATCCGCAAAGGACTTCAGGCCATGTACGATCGCGGCGAAATGCAGAAGCATGCGCGTCCAGAACGTCTGGCCCTTGCTGTGCTGTCCGCCCTGCAGGGCGGCCTGCTGCTCTCGAAGATACACAAAGAGGCCGGTCCGCTTGAAGCCGGACTCGATGCCATGATCGAGCATATCCGTTCACATCTGATCTAG